The Nitrospinaceae bacterium genome includes the window TCAATGCACTAATATTCGTTGCTCCTGCCTCGGACATGCTTCGTCTGCGGAGCCTTGTGAAGAAACTGGACATTCCGCCGCCGCCCGAGCGCAAGCGCATACACGTTTATCGTCTTAAAAATGCCTTGGCCGAAGAGTTAGCCGGAGTGCTGACACAACAGATAGAATCCTCGGATAGTTCAAGCGGCAGGGGTGCGCGTCCTGGGATACCAGAGCGAGGCCGCTCGGGCAGAGGTGCCGTCCCTTCACCGCGGGGAGCCGCGCCGAGAACATCTTCAGGCGGGGGTAGTAGTCTTTTAAAGGACGTGGCTATCACACCGGATAAAGCGACAAATTCCCTTGTTGTCCGTGCATCTCCGGAGGATTATCGCTCGCTACTGGAAATTATTGAAAAGCTCGATGTTCGCCGCTCCCAGGTCCTTGTCGAGGCGCTTATTGCTGAGATGACGCTCGACAAGACAAGGGACCTTGGTGTTGAGTGGCGGATATTCAACCAACCCAAGAGTGGTGCGGCGCGCGCGATCGGAGGAACTAATTTACCCACCGGGGGCGCCTCCCAGGGGATCATCAACCAGTTCGCCACCTCTCCATTTGCTGGTCCCACCGGCCTGGTACTTGGCGCGGCCCGAGGCTCGCTCTCCTTCAACGATCAGACGTTTTTTGATTTGCGGGGGCTCATTCGCGCCTTTGAGGGCGACACCGACGTGAATATCCTATCCACCCCGCAGATACTCACGACGGATAACGAGGAGGCGGAGATAGTCGTCGGCGAGAACCGCCCGTTTGTCACCCAGTCCCAAACATCGGCCGAGGGTTCGACTGTTCAGAATTTTGAGTTTCGGGATATCGGCGTAAAGCTTCGGATCACGCCTCATATCAGTCCGAATCGTTCGGTGAGCCTGAAGATTTTTCAGGAAATTTTAAGCTTCGTCGAGGAGTCGCAGGTAGGTGCTGTCGTTACCACAAAACGGCAGGCGACAACTTCGGTCAATGTCGAGGACGGCCAAACTGTCGTAATTGGCGGCCTTATTCGGGACGATACAAGGGATTCGGAGACGAAGGTGCCATTTCTGGGGGACATCCCCATTCTAGGTGCGCTGTTTCGAGCCCAGCGTAAGGTGAAGATTAAAACGAACCTGCTCATATTCATCACCCCTCGGATTGTGACGACCCCGGAGGAACATCGCCGACTCACCGAACTCAAGAAGGGGCGCTCGGGCAAATTCATCAAACCTAAGCCCGGGTCGATAAAGGAGCGGATGTGAAGGGTATACCGGTTACGGACGATTCCCGCCCGCTGGGCGAATGGCTGATCGAGCACACGGAATTGAGTGTCCATCAGCTTGAGGCCTCCCTGGCCGAGGAGGAGGGCGGCAGTCGAGCGCTCGCAGATATTCTCGTAGAAAAAGGTTTCGTCAGTGAACGGGAGATAATCGAAGCGAATTCGTTCCTTTTTGACATTCCGTTCCTCGATGATTTTAACCTGAGCGAAGTTGACCCAGAGCTTCTGGCGAAACTTCCCGTTCCTTTTCTCCTGCGCCACAAGGTTATTCCCGTGAGGCAAGAACAGGGCCGCATTCTTGTTGCCACTGTGAACCCTATTGACCTCGCGCCGGTCGATTCTCTGGGTACGTTACTCGGTGTGCGTGCCGAACCTGTTCTAGCGCCCGAGAGGGCGATTCAGATGGCGATTC containing:
- the gspD gene encoding type II secretion system secretin GspD codes for the protein MRDRSKKYLSGLSRHTLVVFMFLCILAGSGFLRGVLAQNPPQGSQVTDGMISFDFDNADIRVVIKQISELTGRNFLIDEKVKGNVTIITPGKIRTRDIYQVFLSILHTYGFTAVPAGNVIKILPLRDVSRAGVPIITPRNSVGLSNSDRVVTSFIRLVHADSTALAGLLRPLAAREGSLVAYKAANALIMTDTEGNVKRLFAIIKSVDVPASASEVVVVPMKYAQATEMTQTLEKLIDETDSQSDVGRPRPRPRSRRRGAANPGGVEQFAPKKEIKIIPDERINALIFVAPASDMLRLRSLVKKLDIPPPPERKRIHVYRLKNALAEELAGVLTQQIESSDSSSGRGARPGIPERGRSGRGAVPSPRGAAPRTSSGGGSSLLKDVAITPDKATNSLVVRASPEDYRSLLEIIEKLDVRRSQVLVEALIAEMTLDKTRDLGVEWRIFNQPKSGAARAIGGTNLPTGGASQGIINQFATSPFAGPTGLVLGAARGSLSFNDQTFFDLRGLIRAFEGDTDVNILSTPQILTTDNEEAEIVVGENRPFVTQSQTSAEGSTVQNFEFRDIGVKLRITPHISPNRSVSLKIFQEILSFVEESQVGAVVTTKRQATTSVNVEDGQTVVIGGLIRDDTRDSETKVPFLGDIPILGALFRAQRKVKIKTNLLIFITPRIVTTPEEHRRLTELKKGRSGKFIKPKPGSIKERM